One part of the Actinomycetota bacterium genome encodes these proteins:
- a CDS encoding PAS domain S-box protein, with protein MSEGSQRGLGTEVLHAAPDGIFAVDLQGRCLFMNEAAAEALGYQPGELEGRDIHEVIHSRRADGSPYPAEFCPMNRAMRDRTSSRTPHEVLWRSDGTCFPVEYTTGPIWRDGRVAGAVVMFRDTTDQRLYLLSMQAQLARTAAQAALLDLTPVSIVVRDIEGRASFWNVGAERLFGWTRAEAVGQPVHALLRTELPAPLGEIHEMLVEAGQWEGELRHRSRDGRLVVAASQWSLRRDDQGQPDAVLEVSVDMTRAAAADAKFRGLLEAAPDAILGVDGEGRIALVNAQAEHLFGYSREELMGQDVEILVPEAARGVHPGHRAGYFLEPRARPMGAGMQLSARRRDGSEFPAEISLSALVTEQGVLVSAAVRDVSERIEAQAARERLKAEAERARLESQLRQSQRLESLGQLAGGVAHDFNNLLAVILSYSGFVAEELEAEVAERPESRWAAVRNDVAQIQRAAERATRLTHQLLAFGRREVVRPEVLSLNDRVAETEQMLRRTIGEHIKLRTALAPDLWSVLADPGQIDQVLVNLAVNARDAMTAGGELTIGTANVEVTDGPEGHDVSPAGAPGMPPGRYACLRVEDTGTGIPREHLDRVFEPFFTTKPKGQGTGLGLATVYGIIAQAGGHAHIASEPGRGTTVSALLPAVAAAPASGAAGPAAYAGGTGQTVLVVEDEDAIREVTRRVLARNGYRVLEAAGGAEALAIALEHGEDIDLLLTDVIMPNMLGKEVAQRVTALRPTAKVLFMSGYAQPVLASQGTLDEGVRLIEKPFSEAELLGAVRELLMDGPAA; from the coding sequence ATGAGCGAGGGTAGCCAGCGCGGCCTGGGGACCGAGGTGCTCCACGCGGCCCCGGACGGCATCTTCGCCGTGGACCTCCAGGGCCGCTGCCTCTTCATGAACGAGGCGGCCGCCGAGGCCCTCGGGTACCAGCCGGGTGAGCTGGAGGGCAGGGACATACACGAGGTCATCCATAGCCGACGGGCCGACGGCTCGCCTTACCCCGCCGAGTTCTGCCCCATGAACCGGGCCATGCGCGACCGGACTTCGAGCCGCACGCCCCACGAGGTCCTCTGGCGGTCGGACGGCACGTGCTTCCCCGTCGAATACACCACCGGCCCCATCTGGCGGGACGGCCGGGTCGCGGGCGCAGTGGTCATGTTCCGGGACACGACCGACCAGCGCCTCTACCTGCTCTCGATGCAGGCGCAGCTGGCCAGGACCGCCGCCCAGGCGGCCTTGCTCGACCTCACCCCGGTGAGCATCGTCGTACGCGACATCGAGGGCAGAGCCTCGTTCTGGAACGTAGGGGCCGAACGCCTCTTCGGCTGGACGCGGGCCGAGGCCGTCGGGCAACCGGTGCATGCCCTCCTGCGGACCGAGCTACCGGCGCCCCTGGGGGAGATCCACGAGATGCTCGTCGAGGCGGGCCAGTGGGAGGGTGAGCTCAGGCACCGGAGCCGGGACGGCCGCTTGGTGGTGGCCGCCAGCCAGTGGTCACTGCGCCGTGACGACCAGGGCCAGCCCGACGCTGTCCTCGAAGTAAGCGTGGACATGACCAGGGCGGCGGCGGCCGACGCCAAGTTCCGGGGCCTGCTCGAAGCCGCCCCCGACGCCATCTTGGGCGTCGACGGCGAGGGGCGGATAGCTCTGGTCAACGCCCAGGCCGAGCACCTGTTCGGGTACTCCCGAGAGGAGCTCATGGGCCAGGACGTCGAGATCCTGGTACCGGAAGCGGCCCGGGGAGTACACCCCGGGCACCGGGCCGGGTACTTCCTCGAACCGCGGGCGCGGCCCATGGGGGCCGGGATGCAGCTGTCCGCCCGGCGCCGCGACGGCAGTGAGTTCCCAGCTGAGATCAGCCTCTCGGCTCTCGTCACCGAGCAGGGCGTACTCGTCTCCGCGGCCGTGCGCGACGTCTCCGAACGGATCGAGGCCCAAGCGGCTCGCGAGCGGCTCAAGGCGGAAGCCGAACGTGCCCGGCTCGAGAGCCAGTTGCGGCAGTCACAGAGGCTCGAGAGCCTCGGGCAGTTGGCGGGAGGGGTGGCCCACGACTTCAACAACCTCCTGGCGGTGATCCTCAGCTATTCCGGGTTCGTGGCCGAGGAGCTCGAGGCCGAGGTAGCCGAGCGGCCCGAGAGCCGGTGGGCGGCGGTACGCAACGACGTGGCCCAGATCCAGCGGGCCGCCGAGCGCGCCACCCGCCTCACCCATCAGCTCCTGGCCTTCGGGCGACGAGAGGTGGTGCGGCCGGAGGTCCTCAGCCTCAACGACCGGGTAGCCGAGACCGAGCAGATGCTGCGGCGCACCATCGGGGAGCACATCAAGCTTCGTACCGCGCTGGCTCCTGACCTGTGGAGCGTGCTCGCTGACCCCGGACAGATCGACCAGGTGCTGGTGAACCTGGCAGTCAACGCCCGTGACGCAATGACCGCGGGCGGTGAGCTCACCATCGGGACCGCCAATGTCGAGGTCACCGATGGCCCCGAAGGGCACGACGTCAGCCCGGCCGGGGCCCCCGGTATGCCCCCGGGGCGCTACGCGTGCCTGCGGGTAGAGGACACGGGTACGGGTATCCCGCGCGAGCACCTCGACCGGGTCTTCGAGCCCTTCTTCACCACCAAACCGAAGGGCCAGGGCACCGGGCTCGGCCTGGCCACCGTCTACGGGATCATCGCCCAGGCCGGGGGCCACGCCCACATCGCCTCCGAGCCGGGCCGGGGGACGACGGTGTCCGCCCTTCTGCCCGCCGTCGCGGCCGCACCCGCGTCCGGCGCCGCCGGCCCGGCCGCGTATGCCGGCGGGACCGGCCAGACGGTCCTGGTCGTCGAGGACGAGGACGCCATCCGTGAGGTGACGCGCCGGGTGCTGGCCCGCAACGGCTACCGGGTCCTGGAAGCCGCGGGCGGGGCCGAGGCCCTCGCCATCGCTCTCGAGCACGGCGAGGACATCGACCTGCTGCTGACCGACGTGATCATGCCGAACATGTTGGGCAAGGAGGTTGCCCAGAGAGTGACGGCCTTGCGGCCGACCGCGAAGGTGCTCTTCATGTCGGGCTACGCCCAGCCGGTCCTTGCCTCTCAGGGCACTCTCGATGAGGGGGTCCGCTTGATCGAGAAGCCGTTCTCGGAAGCCGAACTGCTGGGAGCCGTCCGAGAGCTGCTGATGGACGGGCCCGCCGCCTAG